The genomic region TTGAGCGTATCGGGCCAGAGACGCTTGCAATCCGGCAGGTACCCGCGTTGTTACGGGGGGCCGACACAGAGCAGCTCGTTCGAGACGTATTATCTGATCTGATCGAGCACGGCCAGAGTGACCGGGTTGAAGCCGTTATCGACGAGCTTCTGAGTACCATGGCGTGCCACGGCTCGGTGCGGGCAAATCGCCAGCTGACCGTACCAGAAATGAACTCCTTGTTGAGGGATATGGAAACCACAGAGCGCAGCGGCCAGTGTAATCATGGTCGCCCGACCTGGACGATTGTTACGCTAGCGGAGCTGGACAAACTGTTTCTGCGGGGGCGTTAGGGTGGTTTCAGAAGCGCCGCAAACGACTGACGCCAGTGGTGTGCGGGACAGGCCACCGGCCATCTTCCTGATGGGGCCTACGGCTTCGGGCAAGACCGACCTGGCCATGACGCTTTGCGAACAGCTGCCTTGCGACATCATCAGCGTTGACTCGGCAATGATCTACCGGGGAATGGATATAGGCACGGCCAAGCCCTCGGCGGGTGAGTTGGCCCGGGCTCCGCATCGGTTGATTGATATCTGCGATCCGGCAGAAACCTATTCTGCCGCTGATTTCCGCCGGGATGCATTGGTTGAAATGGATCGGATATCCAGTGCCGGGCGTATACCTTTGCTGGTCGGCGGCACCATGATGTATTTCAAGGCGCTGTTAAATGGAATGTCGGGATTGCCGGCCGCCAGCCCGGAGCTCCGCAAAACCCTTGAGTCGGAGGCAGAGCGGCTTGGGTGGTCTGCATTGTATGATGAACTTCAGGCCACCGACCCGATAGCAGCAAAGCTGATTCACCCGAATAATCGGCAACGACTGCTGAGGGCTCTGGAAGTTATTCGTCTGACCGGTCGGCCGATTTCGGCTTTCTGGGAAGCGGATGTTAGTCAGCCGTCACTGCAAAACGCGGGCCGCCAGGGTGTTGAGGATTACACCTACTATACTCAATGGCAGGCAGACGAAACTTCATCGCTTCCGTATACTGTTACGCAGTTTGCCATGGTGCCTCCCGAGAGGCGAGTGCTTCACGAGAGGATACACCAGCGCTTTCTGAATATGCTGGAAGCAGGGCTTCTGGATGAGGTGCGGGCTCTGATGGGTCGAGGTGATTTACACCCTGATCTCCCTTCTATGCGTTGTGTCGGTTATCGTCAGGCTTGGAGTCATCTTGCCGGTGTTGATGATTATGACACATTTGTAAGTAAGGGCGTTGCGGCCACCCGTCAGCTAGCCAAACGGCAGCTCACATGGCTCCGGAAGTGGTCGGATTTGAACTGGCTGAACAGCGAAGACAGGTTTATCGTTGAGGTAGCCTTGAAAAAAGTCAGACTTCGCACCACATTTAACTCTTAATATTGACGATCTGCATTTACTAAAAAACAGGAGAACACACATGTCAAAAGGGCACTCGTTACAAGACCCTTACCTCAATGCCTTACGCAAGGAACGCATTCCGGTATCCATCTTTCTGGTTAACGGCATTAAACTGCAAGGGCAGGTAGAGTCTTTTGACCAGTTTGTGATTTTGCTGAAAAACACTGTCAGCCAGATGGTCTACAAGCACGCAATCTCCACCGTTGTACCTGCTCGGAATGTTCGCATTCCACAGCAGAACCCGGCAGAAGAGGATGAGCCTGAAGACTGATTTGCCCGGATTTCCGGCATTGCCACCCGCGTTCCTGACGAGCCCTTGGGTTCTGATGGCCGCGGGCGTTCGTTTTTTTGACGTTAACAAACCAACGGTTGCGGAGTTAATGCCCATTGTTTGAACGCCCGGATGTAGGTGAGCGAGCGATACTCGTCCACATCGTTTTTTCGTCCCACGACGGCTCTGAAGATCCGGATGAGTTCCGGGAGCTTGTGGCCTCTGCCGGAGTTGAGGCGGTTGGAACTGTAACCGGATCCCGTAAGCAGCCCAGCCCTCGACTGTTCGTGGGTGAAGGTAAGCTTGAGGAGATTCGCGATGCAGTAACGCTGCATGAGGCGGATGTTGTTCTATTCAATCACGCCCTCAGTCCCAGCCAAGAGCGGAACATTGAGGGTGAGCTCAAATGCCGTGTGCTAGATCGTACCGGCGTCATTCTCGATATATTTGCACAGCGGGCCCGAACGCATGAGGGCAAGCTGCAGGTAGAGCTGGCTCAGCTCGACCACATGTCAACGCGCCTAGTTCGTGGCTGGACGCACCTTGAACGTCAAAAAGGCGGTATCGGCCTGCGTGGTCCCGGTGAAACACAGCTCGAGACAGACCGTCGTTTGTTGCGTGAGCGCATCAAGTCTATCCATAAGCGGCTCGGCAAGGTTCGCCGGCAACGGGATCAGGGCCGCCGGGCCCGTAAGCGCGCTGATATCCCAACCGTATCCCTGGTCGGTTATACTAACGCCGGCAAATCAACTCTGTTCAACCGTGTTACTACGTCGTCGGTA from Marinobacter sp. LV10R510-11A harbors:
- the miaA gene encoding tRNA (adenosine(37)-N6)-dimethylallyltransferase MiaA produces the protein MRDRPPAIFLMGPTASGKTDLAMTLCEQLPCDIISVDSAMIYRGMDIGTAKPSAGELARAPHRLIDICDPAETYSAADFRRDALVEMDRISSAGRIPLLVGGTMMYFKALLNGMSGLPAASPELRKTLESEAERLGWSALYDELQATDPIAAKLIHPNNRQRLLRALEVIRLTGRPISAFWEADVSQPSLQNAGRQGVEDYTYYTQWQADETSSLPYTVTQFAMVPPERRVLHERIHQRFLNMLEAGLLDEVRALMGRGDLHPDLPSMRCVGYRQAWSHLAGVDDYDTFVSKGVAATRQLAKRQLTWLRKWSDLNWLNSEDRFIVEVALKKVRLRTTFNS
- the hfq gene encoding RNA chaperone Hfq, whose translation is MSKGHSLQDPYLNALRKERIPVSIFLVNGIKLQGQVESFDQFVILLKNTVSQMVYKHAISTVVPARNVRIPQQNPAEEDEPED
- the hflX gene encoding ribosome rescue GTPase HflX yields the protein MFERPDVGERAILVHIVFSSHDGSEDPDEFRELVASAGVEAVGTVTGSRKQPSPRLFVGEGKLEEIRDAVTLHEADVVLFNHALSPSQERNIEGELKCRVLDRTGVILDIFAQRARTHEGKLQVELAQLDHMSTRLVRGWTHLERQKGGIGLRGPGETQLETDRRLLRERIKSIHKRLGKVRRQRDQGRRARKRADIPTVSLVGYTNAGKSTLFNRVTTSSVYTADKLFATLDPTIRRLELPDIGPVVMADTVGFIRHLPHKLVEAFRATLQETVEAALLLHIVDSHDSRRDENMEQVEGVLTEIGADEIPVLQVFNKIDLLDNFTPRIERNEDGVPVRAWVSAVSGAGLDGLYDAIVERLAEDVVHYFVLLGPADGKLRALMHEAGSVLSEEHRETGEIVLETRLQHRDWLQLLSRAGVSEETVRLDTERT